A window from Methanocalculus alkaliphilus encodes these proteins:
- a CDS encoding Ig-like domain-containing protein, protein MSEYFTRLCIVCAVFFCIVQLSTAAPTTAIYGAEANPTGNPIGGGIGYSDIIQPTDPRVIAIVHDKAGLLAALNKAKSGDIVYVHANANIDMSGTHNTQIPSGVTIASNRGENGAPGGRIYQNVNRADTSNSLRLFETAGPNVRITGLRLQGPYPTTQNYRDGRHAIRSNHNNFEVDNCEIYHWGYAGIRIHHTGPDSGQYIHHNYIHTNQFSGTGYGIVLLDSEVLIEANLFDKNRHSITGLGGPNCAFEARYNIVGPSAASAYFDMHQDPNNLRWGGNWVYIHHNTFLGTDQNAFNQRGRPRTGAWIEYNIMDSRYAGTGPVRQTFHDLAPAQSPYGNVYMSNNIIQGTLSKIGPVFYLHDTKGYVEPTPYPIKHQVNAPISPQNPELTNNNYNSDNSNPVSYYQATGNYVKATYPPTNTVTPVPTRLPTPVPTPKLNRIDGVTAIADIAVEYGTSFQKIELPRTVQAIIHDGSEQTVSVDWSGAASGYDSTTSGTVRLRGILVNLPGDTINPDGIAAQVNVRVGKKPVSQTSSSGQQLTIPLQIGWNLISVPYEDAELTLTSPATVQVLDPTNNPNSREGEVIGFDEIVPGRAYWVSSSSVSEIIVKGTQPSSITIELEQGWNPIGAPGDEIHMNDIISDPSDPWSLPFVYAYNPERRSYEAVTTLEPGRGYFGAIGSGCTLTIP, encoded by the coding sequence ATGAGTGAATATTTCACCAGACTATGCATTGTGTGTGCTGTATTTTTTTGCATTGTGCAATTGTCTACAGCTGCACCAACAACAGCAATCTACGGTGCTGAAGCAAACCCCACAGGGAATCCCATCGGGGGCGGTATTGGATATAGTGATATAATTCAACCGACTGATCCCCGGGTCATAGCGATCGTTCATGATAAAGCCGGATTACTTGCTGCTTTAAACAAAGCGAAATCCGGCGATATTGTGTATGTTCATGCGAATGCCAACATCGACATGTCAGGTACGCATAATACCCAAATTCCCTCAGGTGTTACGATTGCAAGTAATCGGGGGGAGAACGGTGCTCCTGGCGGTCGGATCTATCAGAATGTCAACAGGGCAGACACGTCAAATAGTTTGCGCCTCTTCGAAACAGCAGGGCCGAATGTTCGGATCACCGGGCTCAGACTGCAGGGACCATACCCGACCACCCAAAATTACCGGGACGGTCGACACGCCATACGATCAAACCATAACAACTTCGAAGTAGATAATTGTGAAATTTATCATTGGGGGTATGCTGGAATACGCATTCATCATACCGGACCAGACAGTGGCCAGTATATCCACCACAACTACATTCATACAAATCAATTTTCCGGAACCGGGTATGGAATTGTATTACTTGATTCGGAGGTTTTAATTGAAGCGAATCTGTTCGATAAAAACCGTCATTCCATAACGGGTTTGGGTGGACCAAACTGTGCGTTTGAAGCACGGTACAATATCGTCGGTCCAAGTGCCGCCTCTGCATATTTTGACATGCACCAGGATCCAAATAATCTAAGATGGGGGGGAAACTGGGTTTATATCCATCATAATACCTTCCTTGGAACAGATCAGAACGCATTCAATCAGAGAGGTCGTCCACGAACCGGAGCATGGATTGAATATAATATTATGGACAGTCGATATGCAGGAACTGGTCCTGTTAGACAGACGTTTCATGATCTTGCTCCAGCTCAGAGCCCCTATGGAAATGTGTATATGAGCAATAATATTATTCAGGGAACATTATCAAAAATTGGCCCGGTTTTCTATCTGCATGATACCAAAGGCTATGTCGAGCCCACACCCTATCCGATTAAACATCAGGTGAATGCTCCAATATCTCCTCAAAATCCTGAATTGACCAACAATAATTATAATAGTGACAATAGTAATCCGGTTAGCTATTATCAGGCTACAGGGAATTACGTGAAAGCTACCTATCCTCCAACCAATACCGTCACTCCGGTTCCAACACGTCTGCCAACACCTGTACCAACACCGAAGTTAAACAGAATTGATGGAGTGACAGCTATTGCTGATATTGCGGTTGAATACGGTACTTCATTCCAGAAGATCGAACTTCCCAGAACCGTTCAGGCAATCATTCATGATGGATCTGAGCAGACAGTCAGTGTTGACTGGTCCGGAGCTGCATCCGGGTATGATAGCACAACCTCAGGCACGGTCAGGCTCAGAGGTATCCTTGTGAATCTTCCGGGTGATACCATTAATCCAGATGGGATCGCTGCTCAGGTCAATGTCAGAGTTGGCAAGAAACCAGTGTCACAAACCTCATCTTCCGGACAGCAATTGACTATTCCACTTCAGATAGGATGGAACCTGATATCTGTCCCATATGAGGATGCAGAGCTGACCCTGACATCACCGGCTACGGTCCAGGTATTAGACCCAACAAACAATCCAAATTCCCGTGAGGGAGAGGTCATCGGATTTGATGAGATTGTGCCAGGAAGAGCATACTGGGTCTCGTCATCCAGTGTCAGTGAGATCATCGTGAAGGGAACCCAGCCCTCCTCGATCACCATAGAACTAGAACAAGGGTGGAACCCCATCGGTGCTCCCGGTGATGAAATTCATATGAATGATATTATCAGTGATCCTTCAGATCCCTGGTCCCTACCATTTGTCTATGCATACAACCCTGAAAGACGATCCTATGAAGCGGTGACCACGCTTGAACCGGGTCGCGGATACTTTGGTGCTATTGGCTCAGGGTGTACACTAACAATACCATGA
- a CDS encoding glycosyltransferase family 2 protein has translation MMELKYISRSPRPVIHMTQYEEQGYRTYRGKRIAVVVPAYNEELLILETLASIPEFVDRVFIIDDSSTDTTLDKARGYSEMDPRVTVIHHEKNLGVGAAIVTGYKAALHEDIDITAVMAGDNQMDPDFLPHLLDPVVDEKADYSMGNRLVNRDFRQGMSRWRFFGNSILTLLTKIASGYWQMVDPQNGYTAISRRALNTIPLDSIYPGYGYCNDVLVQLNVYGFRVKNVPHPSRYGRETSGIRYSTYIVRLSRLLLKDFLWRLKMKYVVLGFHPLVFYYFFGVVFCMLGILGGAWSLYFKLVQNGPIFLPAVVSLLLIGLGAQGILFAMLFDMQMEKNSGWYE, from the coding sequence ATGATGGAGCTTAAGTACATAAGTCGATCCCCCCGGCCTGTCATTCATATGACGCAATATGAAGAGCAGGGCTATCGTACGTATCGTGGTAAACGGATCGCCGTGGTTGTTCCCGCTTATAATGAAGAGCTGCTGATCCTTGAGACGCTTGCATCGATTCCTGAGTTTGTTGACCGCGTATTTATCATCGATGACTCTTCCACGGATACAACGCTTGATAAGGCTCGTGGTTATTCGGAGATGGATCCACGGGTGACCGTTATCCATCATGAGAAAAACCTCGGGGTGGGTGCCGCCATCGTCACTGGCTACAAGGCAGCCCTTCATGAGGATATTGACATCACTGCCGTGATGGCCGGTGACAACCAGATGGATCCGGACTTCCTGCCCCATTTGCTGGATCCTGTTGTTGATGAGAAGGCAGATTACAGCATGGGCAACCGGCTCGTAAACCGTGACTTCCGGCAGGGCATGAGCAGATGGCGGTTCTTCGGAAATTCGATCCTTACGCTTCTAACCAAAATTGCATCAGGCTACTGGCAGATGGTCGATCCTCAGAATGGGTACACTGCTATATCGAGAAGGGCTCTTAATACAATCCCCCTTGATTCAATATACCCTGGTTATGGGTACTGTAACGATGTCCTCGTTCAGCTGAACGTCTACGGCTTCAGGGTTAAAAATGTCCCTCATCCCTCACGGTATGGCCGGGAGACATCCGGTATCCGGTATAGTACCTACATCGTCAGACTCTCCCGGCTTCTTCTGAAGGATTTCCTCTGGCGTTTGAAGATGAAATATGTCGTTCTTGGGTTTCACCCGCTCGTCTTCTACTACTTCTTCGGGGTAGTCTTCTGTATGCTGGGCATTCTTGGGGGTGCCTGGAGCCTGTACTTCAAACTTGTCCAAAACGGGCCAATATTTCTTCCTGCCGTCGTATCTTTGCTTCTTATTGGTCTTGGGGCTCAGGGGATTCTCTTTGCAATGTTGTTTGACATGCAGATGGAGAAGAATAGCGGGTGGTATGAATGA
- a CDS encoding polysaccharide deacetylase family protein gives MNDSGGEIIMHKNFNHSLAVTVDIEDWYHIPSVCGSPFSVYKNTDEFFESWTDRYDYLTEPTHRVLDLLEKHEIKATFFVVADVVKRYPGLVEAIDKDGHEIACHGLHHACKIDPKTKQPLISKEIFETNTKYAKDILEMCIAKPVNGYRAPNALIAGWMIDSLSELGFLYDSSVSVNSLYSKSDSTLQKVSSHPYHIKSNSPFSGKKGEFTEFPWSYWNLLGIKIPTSGGPMLRFLGSNIILKGLKQSLIRGNTIFYFHPLDISNEIFPTIGNNRPFYWTIKGDIIEKRIKKIIEVIMDENISIKPIQDQLED, from the coding sequence ATGAATGATTCTGGAGGAGAGATAATCATGCATAAGAATTTTAATCATTCTCTGGCAGTTACTGTGGATATTGAGGACTGGTACCATATCCCATCTGTCTGTGGCTCACCATTCTCTGTATACAAAAATACAGATGAGTTCTTCGAGAGCTGGACTGACCGGTATGATTACCTGACTGAGCCTACCCACCGCGTCCTTGATCTGCTTGAAAAACACGAGATCAAAGCCACGTTTTTTGTTGTCGCCGATGTGGTGAAGCGGTATCCCGGACTGGTTGAAGCAATCGACAAAGACGGGCATGAGATTGCCTGTCATGGTCTGCATCATGCATGTAAGATTGATCCAAAGACGAAACAGCCTCTCATAAGTAAGGAGATATTTGAAACAAATACGAAATATGCAAAAGATATCCTTGAGATGTGTATTGCGAAGCCAGTTAATGGATATCGAGCTCCCAATGCACTCATAGCGGGATGGATGATCGATTCCCTCAGTGAATTGGGTTTCTTATATGACTCTTCTGTAAGTGTAAATTCTCTTTATAGCAAGTCAGATTCTACATTACAAAAAGTATCATCACACCCATATCATATCAAATCTAATTCTCCATTTTCTGGAAAAAAAGGGGAATTTACTGAATTTCCGTGGTCATATTGGAATCTCTTAGGAATTAAAATTCCAACTTCAGGAGGGCCTATGTTACGATTTCTTGGTTCTAATATAATTCTAAAAGGTCTCAAACAAAGTTTAATTCGTGGGAATACAATTTTTTATTTTCATCCCCTTGATATTTCTAACGAGATATTTCCGACTATTGGAAATAACAGACCATTTTATTGGACAATAAAAGGAGATATTATTGAAAAAAGAATTAAAAAAATAATAGAAGTAATTATGGATGAAAACATTTCTATCAAACCTATCCAAGATCAACTTGAGGATTAA
- a CDS encoding PHP-associated domain-containing protein — protein sequence MKNSVSAFDFHIHSHYSYDSLSSIKAIYKIAKKRELTGFAITDHNTLEGAMKASSYNSEIITIIGEEISTNQGDIIGLFLNEEIQPGDIHIVIEKIREQDGLVVLPHPFKKNRSPSSEIVAMVDIIEVLNGRISQDENFLASDLAKRYDLQGIGGSDAHLSYEVGKIQTVIQQEITDIDEIRKLLKDTKKQIFGSESSPYVHIPSAIIGTIKTKNFRNLARSICNKVLKEGNL from the coding sequence ATGAAAAATAGTGTTTCTGCTTTTGACTTCCACATACACTCTCATTACTCATATGATTCTCTGAGCAGCATTAAAGCAATATATAAAATTGCAAAAAAGAGAGAACTCACAGGGTTTGCGATAACTGACCATAACACCCTAGAGGGAGCAATGAAAGCATCATCATATAATTCAGAAATCATTACAATAATAGGAGAAGAGATAAGCACAAACCAAGGTGATATCATTGGACTTTTTTTAAATGAAGAGATTCAGCCTGGCGACATTCATATAGTCATTGAAAAAATACGAGAGCAAGACGGTTTGGTGGTTTTACCTCACCCTTTTAAAAAAAATCGTTCCCCCTCCTCTGAGATTGTTGCTATGGTTGATATCATTGAAGTATTAAATGGAAGGATATCTCAAGATGAAAATTTTTTAGCATCAGACTTAGCAAAGAGATATGATCTTCAAGGGATAGGAGGGAGTGATGCACACCTTAGCTACGAGGTTGGTAAAATTCAGACTGTCATTCAACAAGAAATAACCGATATAGATGAAATCAGGAAACTGCTAAAAGACACAAAAAAACAAATATTTGGGAGTGAATCATCACCCTATGTCCATATACCAAGTGCCATTATTGGTACGATTAAAACGAAGAATTTTCGAAATCTGGC